One stretch of Deltaproteobacteria bacterium DNA includes these proteins:
- a CDS encoding HigA family addiction module antidote protein, whose amino-acid sequence MEMKTPVHPGLLVKECIEDLGLSVAEAAKGLGISRQQLHNVIARRSHVTPEMALRFEKAFGSTADTWLRMQLNYDLAQIRKDAPIIGVERLTPKVA is encoded by the coding sequence ATGGAGATGAAAACCCCTGTGCATCCTGGACTTCTGGTCAAGGAGTGTATTGAAGATCTCGGCTTGAGTGTTGCAGAAGCTGCCAAAGGTCTCGGCATCAGCCGCCAACAGCTTCACAACGTGATTGCCAGGCGCAGTCATGTCACGCCCGAAATGGCCCTCCGTTTTGAAAAAGCTTTCGGGAGTACGGCGGATACCTGGCTTCGGATGCAATTGAACTATGACCTTGCACAGATCCGCAAGGATGCTCCCATTATTGGAGTTGAGCGGCTGACACCAAAAGTCGCTTAG
- a CDS encoding type II toxin-antitoxin system RelE/ParE family toxin gives MIKSFRHKGLRRLFEDDDGSRLPPDMLTRIRLILSTLHASEEIEGMNVPTFRLHSLKGELKGSYAVSVRANWRIIFRFENGDAFDVNFVDYH, from the coding sequence ATGATAAAAAGTTTTCGACATAAAGGTTTGCGGCGGCTATTTGAGGATGATGATGGCAGTAGATTGCCACCGGACATGTTGACGCGGATCAGGCTCATACTCTCCACCCTGCATGCCTCAGAAGAAATTGAAGGCATGAATGTCCCGACTTTTCGCTTGCATTCCCTTAAAGGGGAGTTGAAAGGCAGTTACGCCGTTTCCGTCCGCGCCAATTGGCGGATTATTTTTCGGTTTGAAAATGGAGACGCTTTCGACGTGAATTTTGTCGATTATCATTAA
- a CDS encoding type II toxin-antitoxin system PemK/MazF family toxin, giving the protein MTSLNLKRGEVYYAALDPVLGNETGKTRPVLIIQNDIGNLYSPTTIAAVITEYSEKKATYPICVSIGKHEGLNKQSIVNLSQIRTIDKRRLMGPKIAILPEKIMEKVNIALKNSLAL; this is encoded by the coding sequence ATGACAAGTCTTAACCTTAAAAGAGGGGAAGTCTATTATGCGGCACTTGATCCAGTTTTGGGTAATGAAACCGGAAAAACAAGACCGGTATTGATTATTCAAAACGATATCGGCAATCTATACTCGCCTACAACTATTGCAGCCGTCATCACAGAATATTCTGAAAAAAAAGCAACTTACCCTATCTGTGTTTCCATCGGAAAGCATGAAGGTCTTAATAAACAGTCGATTGTCAATTTATCGCAAATTCGTACCATTGATAAAAGGCGGTTAATGGGGCCCAAAATCGCCATTCTTCCCGAAAAGATCATGGAAAAGGTGAACATTGCGCTGAAAAACAGTTTGGCACTGTAA
- a CDS encoding AAA family ATPase — MHLRKIKIKSDQFPTQESYPFNLEIFNRTKSLLLRTPITFFIGENGTGKSTLLKALAQRCAIHIWRDEEGYERRVFYRNQYAEELYKYLEIEWIHEPVPGSYFDSEIFRYLAECIDSWAKPSPRLFDYYSGDSLLSRSHGQRHIQYFESTYRRKGIYFLDEPENALSPRRQIDLLKILKETSLNGQVQFIIVTHSPILLSYPEAAIYSFDEIPISEINYEDTDYYKIYKDFLNHRDRYLQKL; from the coding sequence GTGCATTTAAGAAAAATAAAGATCAAAAGCGATCAATTTCCGACCCAAGAGTCTTACCCTTTCAATCTTGAAATTTTTAATCGAACGAAATCATTATTATTACGCACCCCTATCACCTTTTTTATCGGTGAAAACGGGACGGGCAAATCGACCTTATTAAAGGCCCTGGCCCAAAGATGCGCCATTCATATCTGGAGGGACGAAGAAGGGTATGAGCGAAGGGTTTTTTACCGCAATCAATATGCCGAAGAACTCTATAAATATTTAGAAATTGAATGGATCCATGAACCGGTTCCCGGTTCGTATTTTGATTCCGAAATATTCCGTTATCTGGCCGAGTGCATCGACTCCTGGGCCAAACCCAGTCCCAGACTTTTTGACTACTATAGCGGCGATTCCCTCCTGTCCAGGTCCCATGGCCAAAGGCATATTCAATATTTTGAAAGCACCTACCGAAGAAAAGGCATTTATTTCCTGGATGAACCGGAGAATGCCCTTTCTCCCAGGAGACAGATTGATCTGTTAAAAATCCTGAAAGAAACCAGCCTGAACGGGCAGGTTCAATTTATCATCGTCACCCATTCCCCCATTCTTCTTTCCTATCCGGAGGCCGCCATCTATAGTTTCGATGAAATACCCATCTCGGAGATAAACTATGAAGATACCGATTACTATAAAATCTATAAAGATTTTTTAAACCATCGGGACAGGTACTTACAGAAGCTTTAA
- a CDS encoding methyltransferase domain-containing protein, which translates to MKSNDYLMEGREESLRLDQKTDPQAVERQARWAGIKPGMRLADMGCGSGKTTSVLYSLVHPGGEAVGLDFAPSRYDFAQSHYASSGLRFLCRDVREPLDDLGSFDFIWVRFLLEYYLSSSFEIVKNLARLLKPGGILCLIDLDHNSLNYYPLPERLEKTLHGLAELVRVKADFDLWAGRKLYSFLYDLGFQDISVEVTAHNLIYGPLKETDAFNWIKKAEVAPQKIQYGFPEYGGSYQEFFEEFSEFFRNKRRFTYTPLISCRGIKPLA; encoded by the coding sequence ATCAAATCAAATGATTACCTGATGGAAGGCCGGGAAGAATCGCTTCGATTAGACCAAAAAACCGATCCCCAGGCGGTCGAACGCCAGGCCCGTTGGGCCGGGATCAAACCGGGAATGCGCTTGGCGGATATGGGCTGCGGTTCGGGAAAAACGACTTCGGTCCTCTATAGCCTGGTTCACCCCGGGGGAGAAGCGGTAGGACTCGACTTTGCACCCAGCCGTTACGACTTTGCCCAGAGCCATTACGCCTCTTCGGGGCTTCGCTTCCTCTGCCGGGATGTTCGGGAACCCCTGGATGACCTGGGATCTTTTGACTTTATTTGGGTCCGGTTCTTATTGGAATACTATTTGTCGAGCAGTTTTGAAATCGTCAAGAATCTTGCCCGGCTTTTGAAACCGGGAGGAATCCTCTGCCTGATCGACCTGGATCACAATAGCTTGAACTATTATCCCCTGCCGGAACGGTTGGAAAAAACCCTTCACGGGTTAGCCGAACTGGTGCGGGTCAAGGCCGATTTCGACCTTTGGGCCGGAAGAAAATTATATTCCTTCCTTTATGATCTTGGGTTTCAGGATATTTCCGTAGAGGTTACGGCCCATAATTTGATTTATGGCCCCTTGAAGGAAACCGATGCCTTTAACTGGATCAAAAAGGCGGAGGTGGCCCCCCAGAAAATTCAATACGGCTTTCCGGAATATGGCGGGTCTTACCAGGAATTTTTTGAGGAGTTTTCAGAATTTTTCAGAAACAAAAGAAGATTTACCTATACCCCCCTCATCTCCTGCCGGGGGATCAAACCCCTGGCGTAA